Proteins co-encoded in one Xanthomonas campestris pv. badrii genomic window:
- a CDS encoding aldo/keto reductase gives MQTRTLGRSGPTVSALGLGCMGMSAFYGDRSDEAASIAVIHRALDRGVSLLDTADMYGPHTNEVLVGKAIATRRHEVFLATKFGIKLDPNNPEVRGIDGSPAYVQSACEASLRRLGVEHIDLYYQHRVDPNVPIEDTVGAMSRLVEQGKVRFLGLSEAADTTIRRAHAVHPITAVQTEYSLWSREPEHNGVFATVRELGIGFVPYSPLGRGFLTGAFSSPDDFDADDYRRHSPRFQGENFTRNLQLVEQVKAIAADKGITPGQLALAWVLAQGQDLVPIPGTKRLAYLEENLAALDVALMPDELARIDAIFPPQAASGTRYPEATMGSVHR, from the coding sequence ATGCAAACCCGCACGCTTGGCCGTTCCGGCCCCACCGTTTCCGCACTTGGCCTGGGCTGCATGGGCATGAGCGCGTTCTATGGCGATCGCAGCGATGAAGCGGCGTCGATCGCGGTGATCCATCGCGCACTCGACCGTGGCGTCAGCCTGCTCGATACCGCCGACATGTACGGCCCGCATACAAACGAAGTGCTGGTCGGCAAGGCGATTGCCACGCGCCGGCACGAGGTCTTCCTGGCCACGAAGTTCGGCATCAAGCTCGATCCCAACAACCCCGAAGTGCGCGGCATCGATGGCAGCCCGGCCTATGTGCAATCAGCCTGCGAGGCCAGCCTGCGTCGCCTGGGCGTGGAGCACATCGACCTGTACTACCAGCATCGCGTGGACCCCAACGTGCCGATCGAAGACACCGTCGGGGCGATGTCGCGCCTGGTCGAACAGGGCAAGGTGCGCTTCCTCGGCTTGTCCGAAGCGGCCGACACCACCATCCGCCGTGCGCATGCGGTGCATCCCATCACTGCGGTACAGACCGAATATTCGCTGTGGTCGCGCGAGCCGGAACACAATGGCGTGTTCGCCACCGTGCGTGAACTGGGCATCGGCTTCGTGCCGTACTCGCCGCTGGGGCGCGGTTTCCTCACCGGTGCGTTCTCCTCGCCCGACGACTTCGATGCCGACGACTACCGCCGCCATTCGCCGCGTTTCCAGGGCGAAAACTTCACCCGCAACCTGCAGCTGGTGGAGCAGGTCAAGGCGATTGCCGCCGACAAGGGCATCACGCCCGGGCAACTGGCCCTGGCCTGGGTGCTGGCACAGGGCCAGGACCTGGTCCCCATCCCCGGCACCAAGCGCCTGGCCTATCTGGAAGAGAACCTCGCCGCGCTCGACGTGGCATTGATGCCCGACGAACTGGCGCGCATCGATGCGATCTTTCCGCCCCAGGCCGCGTCCGGCACCCGGTATCCCGAAGCGACCATGGGCTCGGTGCATCGCTGA
- a CDS encoding flavodoxin family protein, which produces MSKIAIVYFSGYGHTAKQAEAVHAGAASVAEATLYRIGQDGNLPDGAWDAIGAADAIIYGSPTYMGGPAWQFKKFADDSSKPWFAQAWKDKVAAGFTNSASANGDKYATIQYLWTLSQQHGQVWVGTGLPPSNTKAHGPQDVNWTGGWGGALAISPSDASPDEAPRAGDLETARLFGKRVAEFANKLSG; this is translated from the coding sequence ATGAGCAAGATCGCCATCGTGTACTTCAGCGGCTACGGCCATACCGCAAAACAGGCCGAAGCCGTGCATGCAGGCGCCGCCAGCGTGGCCGAGGCGACGCTGTACCGCATCGGCCAGGATGGCAACCTGCCCGACGGCGCGTGGGACGCCATCGGTGCCGCCGACGCCATCATCTATGGCAGCCCCACCTACATGGGCGGCCCGGCATGGCAGTTCAAGAAATTTGCCGACGACAGTTCCAAGCCGTGGTTTGCGCAGGCGTGGAAGGACAAGGTCGCGGCCGGCTTCACCAACTCGGCCTCGGCGAACGGCGACAAGTACGCCACCATCCAGTACCTGTGGACGCTGTCCCAGCAACACGGGCAGGTCTGGGTCGGCACCGGCCTGCCGCCGTCCAACACCAAGGCGCACGGGCCGCAGGACGTGAACTGGACCGGCGGCTGGGGCGGTGCGCTGGCCATTTCGCCATCGGACGCCTCGCCGGACGAGGCACCGCGCGCAGGCGATCTGGAAACTGCCCGGCTGTTCGGCAAGCGCGTTGCCGAATTCGCCAACAAGCTCAGCGGCTGA
- a CDS encoding LysR family transcriptional regulator, which produces MDTLDAMRVFTAVAERSGFSAAAEALDRSTASVTRQVAALEQRLGTRLLNRTTRRVSLTSAGTPKHPSDLAGHECLLYHYSPNGDEVRFHGPDGELAVRIHGGLRANNGHVLNAAALAGQGIVIQPDFLADAHLASGRLQRILPEYDLDGVGIFAVYASRNHLAPKVRSFIDYLIDCLADPAPG; this is translated from the coding sequence GTGGATACCCTGGATGCGATGCGTGTATTCACTGCCGTGGCCGAGCGCAGCGGCTTCAGCGCCGCTGCCGAGGCGCTGGATCGCTCCACCGCCAGCGTCACCCGGCAGGTTGCCGCGCTGGAACAACGGCTGGGCACCCGCCTGCTCAACCGCACCACGCGCCGGGTCAGCCTGACCAGCGCCGGCACCCCGAAGCACCCGTCGGATCTGGCCGGGCACGAATGCCTGCTCTACCACTACTCGCCGAACGGCGATGAGGTGCGCTTTCATGGGCCGGACGGCGAGCTCGCCGTACGCATTCATGGCGGCCTGCGCGCCAACAACGGCCATGTGCTCAATGCGGCGGCGCTGGCCGGCCAGGGCATCGTGATACAGCCGGATTTCCTGGCCGATGCGCATCTGGCCAGCGGCCGCCTGCAACGCATTCTTCCCGAGTACGACCTTGACGGCGTCGGGATCTTCGCCGTGTACGCCAGCCGCAACCACCTGGCACCGAAGGTCCGCAGCTTCATCGATTACCTGATCGACTGCCTGGCCGACCCGGCGCCCGGCTGA
- a CDS encoding putative DNA modification/repair radical SAM protein, whose translation MKILDKLAVLADAAKYDASCASSGANKRNSLGTGGIGSTEGMGICHSYTPDGRCVSLLKILLTNFCIFDCAYCVNRVSSNVRRARFTPEEVVTLTLDFYKRNYIEGLFLSSGIIRNSDYTMEQLVEVARQLREEHHFAGYIHLKTIPEAAPDLLAAAGRYADRLSINVELPTEQGLTQLAPEKSVGGIRSAMGELRWRIEENQLERKTQTVRRAKPPRFAPAGQSTQMIVGADDANDRSILDTSHNLYGNYRMRRVYYSAFSPIPDASSKLPLQAPPLQREHRLYQADWLLRFYEFSVEEIAPAQSSGMLDLDVDPKLAWALRNPERFPVDLNVAPREMLLRVPGLGTRNVERLLLSRRHARLRVGDLARLRVPMKKLLPFVSVLDHHPRQRLDDPVRLRAQLAPAPRQASLFD comes from the coding sequence GTGAAAATCCTCGACAAGCTCGCCGTCCTCGCCGACGCCGCCAAATACGACGCGTCCTGCGCCTCCAGTGGCGCCAACAAGCGCAACTCGCTGGGCACCGGCGGTATCGGCAGTACCGAGGGCATGGGCATCTGCCACTCGTATACGCCCGATGGCCGTTGCGTGTCGCTGTTGAAGATCCTGCTGACCAATTTTTGCATCTTCGACTGCGCGTACTGCGTCAATCGCGTGTCCAGCAACGTGCGCCGCGCGCGCTTCACGCCGGAAGAAGTGGTCACGCTGACGCTGGATTTCTACAAGCGCAATTACATCGAAGGCCTGTTCCTGTCCAGCGGCATCATCCGCAACTCCGACTACACCATGGAGCAGCTGGTGGAAGTGGCGCGGCAGTTGCGCGAAGAGCATCACTTCGCCGGCTATATCCATCTCAAGACCATTCCCGAGGCCGCGCCGGACCTGCTGGCCGCGGCCGGCCGCTATGCGGACCGCCTGAGCATCAATGTGGAACTGCCCACCGAGCAGGGCCTGACGCAACTGGCGCCGGAAAAAAGCGTCGGCGGCATCCGCTCGGCCATGGGCGAGCTGCGCTGGCGCATCGAGGAAAACCAGCTCGAGCGCAAGACCCAAACCGTGCGCCGCGCCAAGCCGCCACGGTTTGCCCCGGCCGGGCAGAGCACGCAGATGATCGTTGGCGCCGACGATGCCAACGACCGCAGCATCCTGGACACCAGTCACAACCTGTACGGAAATTACCGCATGAGGCGGGTGTATTACTCGGCCTTCAGCCCGATCCCCGATGCCTCCTCCAAGCTGCCGCTGCAGGCGCCACCGCTACAGCGCGAGCATCGGCTGTACCAGGCCGACTGGTTGCTGCGGTTCTACGAGTTCAGCGTGGAAGAGATCGCGCCGGCGCAGTCCAGCGGCATGCTGGATCTGGACGTGGATCCGAAGCTGGCCTGGGCGTTGCGCAATCCCGAACGCTTTCCGGTGGATCTGAATGTGGCGCCGCGCGAGATGCTGCTGCGGGTGCCGGGCCTGGGCACGCGCAATGTGGAGCGGCTGCTGCTGTCGCGCCGGCATGCGCGCCTGCGTGTGGGCGATCTGGCGCGGTTGCGGGTGCCGATGAAGAAGCTGCTGCCGTTCGTGAGTGTGCTGGATCATCATCCGCGGCAACGCCTGGA
- a CDS encoding glycosyltransferase translates to MLSFVIPAHNEAALIGDTLHCLHACAQAMQLDYEVIVVADACDDDTAAIARATGAQVLDVQLRHIAATRNAGAQAARGERLLFLDADTQVNPQVVGAALQALDAGAVGGGAQVHLHGERAWFERTAQAIFGWLFRIAGIAPGCFLFCTRVAFIGAGGFDTRYYAGEDVALSRALARCGRFVILRQTVHTSDRKLRSFSKREHLGLLLRFLWRGRRMLQTRDALGFWYQRRR, encoded by the coding sequence ATGCTGTCGTTCGTGATCCCCGCCCATAACGAGGCCGCCCTGATCGGCGACACCCTGCACTGCCTGCATGCCTGCGCGCAGGCAATGCAGCTGGACTACGAAGTGATCGTGGTGGCCGATGCCTGCGACGACGACACCGCCGCCATCGCACGCGCCACCGGTGCACAGGTACTGGACGTGCAGCTACGGCATATCGCCGCCACCCGCAACGCAGGTGCGCAGGCCGCGCGTGGCGAGCGCCTGCTGTTCCTGGATGCCGACACCCAGGTCAACCCGCAGGTGGTTGGCGCAGCGCTGCAGGCGCTGGATGCCGGCGCGGTGGGTGGCGGCGCGCAGGTCCACCTGCATGGCGAACGCGCGTGGTTCGAACGCACTGCGCAGGCCATCTTCGGCTGGCTGTTCCGCATTGCCGGCATCGCGCCGGGGTGCTTTCTGTTCTGCACCCGCGTGGCCTTCATCGGTGCGGGCGGCTTCGATACGCGCTATTACGCCGGCGAAGATGTGGCACTGAGCCGCGCGCTGGCGCGCTGCGGACGCTTCGTGATCCTGCGCCAGACCGTGCATACCTCGGACCGCAAGTTGCGCAGTTTTTCCAAGCGTGAGCACCTGGGTTTGCTGCTGCGCTTTCTATGGCGCGGGCGACGCATGCTGCAGACCCGCGACGCGCTGGGCTTCTGGTACCAGCGGCGGCGCTGA
- a CDS encoding dioxygenase family protein: MHRLPSLYISHGSPMTALQPGQVGQRLTELRELLPRPRAIVVASAHWLGRRPLVSSAARPSTIHDFGGFPAPLYELSYPAPGEPALAQQIARRLEQAGLHPQLDPQRGFDHGVWVPLRLLYPAAEIAVVSLSIQPELGPAHQFALGRALAPLREEGVLVIGSGSITHNLHDFRHGYGTEREAPYVRPFIDWTERKLLDDDIPALLDYRRQAPFAERAHPSDEHLLPLYVAMGAAGSDRLGAQRIDAGIDQGFLAMDIYRFDGDTALAA; encoded by the coding sequence ATGCATCGCCTGCCATCGCTGTACATCTCGCACGGATCGCCGATGACTGCCCTGCAGCCGGGGCAGGTGGGGCAGCGTCTGACCGAACTGCGTGAGCTGCTGCCGCGGCCACGCGCCATCGTCGTGGCCAGTGCACACTGGCTGGGGCGCCGCCCACTGGTCAGCAGCGCGGCGCGGCCCAGCACCATCCATGACTTCGGCGGCTTCCCTGCGCCGCTGTATGAGCTGAGCTATCCGGCACCTGGCGAGCCAGCACTGGCGCAGCAGATCGCGCGGCGGCTGGAGCAGGCGGGGCTGCATCCGCAACTGGACCCGCAGCGGGGCTTCGACCATGGCGTGTGGGTGCCGTTGCGGCTGCTGTATCCGGCGGCGGAGATTGCGGTGGTATCGCTGTCGATCCAGCCAGAACTTGGCCCGGCCCATCAGTTCGCGCTGGGGCGCGCGCTGGCGCCGCTGCGCGAGGAGGGGGTGTTGGTGATCGGCTCCGGCAGCATCACCCACAACCTGCACGATTTTCGCCACGGCTACGGCACCGAGCGTGAAGCGCCGTACGTGCGGCCCTTCATCGACTGGACCGAGCGCAAGCTGCTGGACGACGACATCCCGGCATTGCTCGACTACCGTCGCCAGGCACCGTTTGCCGAGCGGGCGCATCCCAGCGACGAGCATCTGCTGCCGCTGTATGTGGCGATGGGCGCCGCCGGAAGCGACCGCCTCGGCGCACAGCGCATCGATGCCGGTATCGACCAGGGCTTTCTGGCGATGGACATCTACCGCTTCGACGGCGACACCGCGCTCGCCGCCTGA